Sequence from the Marinobacter antarcticus genome:
AGATGCCGCCATGTCTCCTCACCTGATGGGCGTATGTCGGGATTATAACGCCCTCAGCCTGCAGATGGCAGGGGGCTTTTCTGGTGGAGGGACCTTTGCTGGTGAATAGAGGTCAGGAGCTCATCAAAGTGATGGACGCAAGGTATCTCGGGATGTGTTTCCCGGGCGGCCTGCTTGCTGTCAGGGGTGAGAATGCCCAGGCACTGAGCGATTCCGGCAGACCGGGCACTCTCCAGCACCGAGAAGCTGTCATCCACCATTAGCGTGGTGTCGGCCCTGTAGGGTGCCAGCTGCTGCAGGTCCTTCCAGAATGCGATGTCTTCCTTGGGTCTGCCCAGTTGGTGGCTGGAAACAATGCCGTCTACAAAACTGTCCAGGCCGGTGCGCTGCAATTTGAGCTTCAGTGGGTCTGGGTGGCAGTTGGTTACAATCACCGACTGCAGACCGGTTTTCTTGAGCGCCTGCAGAAAGCTTGCCACATGGGGGCGATAGCCGATGAGGTCGCCGACCTCGGACTTCAGGCTGGTGATGTCCATGGCGAGCCGTTCACTCCAGTAGTCGGTGCAATACCAGTTAAGAGTGCCTCTTTCGGCCATGATCATACTGATCAGCCGGTCTTTGGCTTCATCTGGATGCAGGTTGTTTTGCTCGGCATAGCGCCGGGGCAGGTGCTCCAGCCAGAAGTGGTTGTCGAAATGCAAATCAAGCAGTGTTCCGTCCATGTCCAGGAACACGGTTTCGAGGGAAGTCCAGTTGATCATAAACAAAAACAGCCTGAAGAATTTTCGTCAGGCTGCCGCAGATCCCGGCCTGAGGCAAGTCGGGATGTTACCGATGTCATACAAGGGATGGGATCAGTTGCCGGTCTGCTCGACCGTTCCTGCTTTCCGGCCTGACTGGGTGCAGCCCAGGCAGCGCACGAAGGTTGCTTTCGCCGGGCCTACGACCAGAACTTCCCCTGCTTCTTCAGCATTGCCACCGAGCAGGGAGAACGGCAGAGATACCAGGTATACGGCGCTTCCCAAAATGGTGGTGACCAGCAGCACCGGACGAACAAACACGGCATCACCAGCCATAGCCAGTGCAGACGGACTTTCATCAATAGCGCGTGCGTGGCCTACAGATGAAAAAGCCAGCAGGCAAGCTGCTACAGTGGCCACCAGAGTGCGTGAAATCTTGCGGGTCATTAGTCTGTCTCCTGAACTTTTGGGGCCCCGTTGGTACCGGGTTGTACGTAACCGATACCAGAGTTCGTATCGGGAAGATTGATCCCTATTGTAACTCCCGGGTATTAATCATCTGTTAACTATGAATCATATTTGCGTATTTTCAAACGGATTTCCATTGTGAATTGTGCAATTCAGCGCGGTTTGGGCGGGGTGTTGCGCGAAATTACCGTTGGCAACGGGTGCAGTAAACCGTGGATCGGCCGCTCATACGGATTTCTTTCAACGGTGTTTCGCACTCGGTGCAAGGCTCCCCGGCTCGCCCATATACCAGGAGAGACTGGGCGAAATAGCCCGGCTTGCCGTCGCTGTTGACGAAATCCCGCAGTGTGGTGCCGCCCATCAGAATGGCGGCACTCAGGGTTTCCCGAATGGCCTCTGCAAGGCGTTGGTAGCGGTCGAGGCTTATGCGCCCTGTCTTGCGTCGGGGATGAATTCCGGCTTTAAACAGGGCTTCATTGGCGTAAATGTTCCCCACGCCGACAACCACATGGCTGTCCATGATGAAGGATTTTACCGGGGTGTTTTTACTCCGGGATAACCGGAACAGCATCCGGCCGCTGAACTCCGGCGACAATGGCTCCGGGCCTAGGCTGGCAATCAGCGGGTGGGTCGCTGCAGAATCAGACCATAACCAGCAGCCAAACCGGCGCGGATCGTTAAAGCGCAGAATAACGCCGGAATTCAGCGTAAGGTCGATGTGGTCGTGTGTCACTGCGGGCGTGTTGTCGGTGATGATGCGAAGGCTGCCGGACATGCCCAGATGAATGATGGCGGTGCCATGATCCAGGTTCAGGAACAGGTATTTCGCCCGCCGATCCACGGTCCGGATAATCTGGCCTTCCATCTGAGCAGCGATGTCCTCAGGCACCGGCCAGCGCAGTCTGCCATTGCGCACCCTGACACGGGCGATGGTTTGTCCTTCGCAGTAGGGCGCAATACCGCGTCGTGTTGTTTCAACTTCGGGTAATTCGGGCACGCAGCCAGTCTCCGGTTAAGTATGTGGGGCGTGATGCCGCGCAAGTGTGAACGGTAACAAATTTGCCTTCAAAGGCTGTTGTTCTGGCTAACACCTGTACGCTAGAGTATGGATACTGGCTCCTTTTTACGGACGCCATGGATTTTGATTTGAGGATTAACTATGTGGTTTAACGGTCTCCTTGACCTGTCGGTGATGCAGCTCATTCTGGTTGCTCTGGGTATGACGCACATCACCATTATCGGTGTAACGCTCTACCTTCATCGTCATTCGGCTCACAACTCACTGGATCTGCATCCTGCATTGAAGCATTTTTTCCGCTTCTGGTTATGGCTGACTACCGCGCAGAATACCAAAGAATGGACGGCGATCCACCGCAAGCATCACGCCAAGTGCGAAACGGCAGAGGATCCTCACAGCCCTGTGGTTCTCGGTATAAAGAAGGTTCTATTTGAGGGCGCAGAGCTTTATGCCTCAGCGGCTACGGCTGAGAATCTTGAGCGCTACGGCCAGCGCACTCCGGAAGACTGGGTAGAGCGCAACCTGTACAGCCGTTATAGGATGTTGGGCATAACGCTGATGGCAGTCATTAATCTGGCGCTATTTGGCGTGCACGGTATCTGGATCTGGGCCGTGCAGATGGTCTGGATACCCTTCTGGGCTGCCGGCGTAGTGAACGGTGTTGGTCACTGGATGGGCTACCGTAATTTTGAGTGTGCTGATAACGCCCGCAATATTTCCCCGTTGGGACTCCTGATTGGCGGTGAAGAGCTGCACAACAATCACCACACCTATCCGAATTCATCCAAGCTCTCGCGTCGATGGTACGAAGTGGATGTTGGCTGGGGCTACATTCGCCTGTTTCAGCTGTTCGGCCTTGCCAAACCCAAAGGGTATCGCCCGATTGCTCACTATGTGCCGGGCAAGCAGGATATGGATGTCGAAACCGTGCAGGCTATTGCCAACAACCGTTTTGATATTATGCGTCAATATCGCAAGCGGGTAATGGAGCCAGTCTTGCGCCAGCAAAAGAACCTGATGGATGATGAGATCCGTCCCCGTTATCGCAAGCTCAAGCAACTTCTCTCACGGGAAGTAACCTTGATCAAGCCAAGGGAAAAGGAAACATTGGAGTCTGTTCTTGAGAGTAACGCGGTCTTGCGCCAGATTTACGAGAAGAGTCATGAGTTACAGGTGCTCTGGCGCCAGCGTGGGCTCAAGCCCCAGGATAAACTGCAGGTTCTGATGGAGTGGTGCAAAGAGGCAGAGGCCAGTGGCATCCGGTACCTGGAAGAGTTTGCGGTCCATTTGCGGGCGTACTCTCTGCGACCAGCTGCGTGAATCACCGGACCCTTTAGCCGGAGCTGAATCCCGCTTCGCATCTGGTCTGTAAAAAGCCCGCGTTTGCGGGCTTTTTTGTTACTCTTTTTTCACTCTGCCTCTTCGGTGTTTTCGCCATCGCTAATGTGGGCCACCCGGTACAGACAATAAGTAACCTGTCCGGCGGTTTTCTGGCGCTGCAGCTGCCAGTTGGCGGGCGCAGCCGGCGCGGTGATCTCACTCTCATGCTCCACATAGACCCAACCGCCGGGCTTCACCCAGCCCTGAGCCTCCAGCAGCGGAAACAGAGTGGTCAGCCAGCCCTGCCGGAACGGTGGGTCCATGAAGACAATATCGAACGGTTGTCGTGTTCGCTGGCTAAGGTAGGTGTCGACGTTGGTGCACACCACAGTGCCGGACTCGGAGCCGAGCAGCCGAAGGTTATCCCGTAAAGCTTCTGCCAGAGCGCCATTGTTGTCGACCAGAGTGGCATGGGAGGCGCCTCTGGAGAGTGTTTCCAGTCCCAGCGCGCCGGAGCCGGAAAACAGATCCAGGCAGTCACTTCCCGCCAAGTGAAATGAAAGCCAGTTAAACAGGGTTTCCCGTGTGCGTGCCGGAGTCGGGCGCACGCCGCCAGCATCAGGAAAACGGAGCTTCCGGCTACGCCAGTCACCACCAATTATGCGCAGTTCGCCTGCAGCACTTTGATTCCGGCTCTGCTCCCGGGCTGTTCCCTTGGAAGGCTTGTTTGATAGGCGCGGGCCTGTGGGTCTTCTGCGTGTCATGTCGTTAGCTCCGGCAGCGGATCACGGTCACTTTGTGTGGCGTATCTTAGCGGAAACTGTACCTCCCATGATAATCCACGCGATCCTCACTTCCTGGGGACAGTCTGCTAGAATGTGCGCTCTATTTGTCCCGCCCATTCAGACTGATGGTATGACTTTATGATGGCAGAGTGGATTTCAATCGGCCTTTTGGCCCTTCTTGTGCTCGTGTTTGTTCTGGATATTGCCAGCAATCGCCGCCGTGTGCCGCGGCCGAAACCTGTGCCCCAGCGCAAACCGGAGGCCGTGAAAGGTCCTGAACCCGCGGTATCAGTTGAGAAGAAAGCCACAGAAACCGCCCCCGAGCCCGCACCTGCGGAGGCCGCCGAAGTACCTGCCGCCGTTGAGCCGCAGGCTGAGCCAAAGCCCGCGCCTGAGCCGGAAACGGTTCCGGAGCCTGAGTCTGAACTCACGCCCCAGGTCAGTGTTTTTGAACGTATCAAGCAGGGCCTGGGCAAAACCCGTGCAAGTCTGACCGGCGGTATGGCGGACATATTTTCCGTTGGCAAGAAAATCGACGAAGAGCTGCTGGAAGAAATCGAAACCACACTGCTGATGGCGGATGTGGGCGTGACCGCCACTTCGGAAATTATTGAATCCCTCACCGACAAGCTTCAGCGCAATCAGCTCAAGGATGGTGAAGCGTTGCGCAAGGCCTTGCGTGACGAGCTGCAGGGTCTGCTCAAGGATGTCACCAAGCCGCTAACGATTGATGCGGGGAAAAAGCCCTATGTAATTCTCATGGTCGGCGTAAATGGCGTAGGCAAGACCACCACCATTGGTAAGCTCACCAAGAAGTTCCAGAGCGAAGGCAAATCGGTCATGTTGGCGGCTGGCGATACTTTCCGTGCTGCTGCCGTCGAGCAGTTGCAGGTCTGGGGGGAGCGTAATAACGTTCCGGTTGTGGCCCAGCACACAGGTGCTGACAGCGCATCGGTGATTTTTGACGCGATCCAGTCGGGCAAGTCTCGCGGCGTAGACGTGGTGATTGCCGACACTGCGGGCCGACTGCAAAACAAAGACAACCTGATGGGCGAACTGGAAAAGGTTGTCCGGGTGATGAAAAAACTGGATGACACCGCTCCCCATGAAGTGATGCTGGTGCTGGATGCCGGCACGGGGCAGAACGCTCTGAGCCAGGCCCAGGTGTTCCAGAAGGTCGTTGGCGTAAGCGGCATTACCTTAACGAAACTGGACGGCACAGCCAAAGGAGGTATCGTGTTCGCCATTGCCCGCCAGTTGCAGCTTCCCATTCGCTTTATCGGCGTTGGCGAGCAGGTTGATGACCTGCGCAGCTTTGATGCTGAAACCTTTGTGGATGCGTTGTTTGCCGAATAATCCGGCTTTGTGGAGCAGTAGCCCGCCATGATCGAATTCCGTCAGGTTACCAAGCGGTATGACAGTGACCATACCGCACTGCGCCAGGTGAATTTTCACCTGGAT
This genomic interval carries:
- the yrfG gene encoding GMP/IMP nucleotidase, translated to MINWTSLETVFLDMDGTLLDLHFDNHFWLEHLPRRYAEQNNLHPDEAKDRLISMIMAERGTLNWYCTDYWSERLAMDITSLKSEVGDLIGYRPHVASFLQALKKTGLQSVIVTNCHPDPLKLKLQRTGLDSFVDGIVSSHQLGRPKEDIAFWKDLQQLAPYRADTTLMVDDSFSVLESARSAGIAQCLGILTPDSKQAARETHPEIPCVHHFDELLTSIHQQRSLHQKSPLPSAG
- the mutM gene encoding bifunctional DNA-formamidopyrimidine glycosylase/DNA-(apurinic or apyrimidinic site) lyase, producing MPELPEVETTRRGIAPYCEGQTIARVRVRNGRLRWPVPEDIAAQMEGQIIRTVDRRAKYLFLNLDHGTAIIHLGMSGSLRIITDNTPAVTHDHIDLTLNSGVILRFNDPRRFGCWLWSDSAATHPLIASLGPEPLSPEFSGRMLFRLSRSKNTPVKSFIMDSHVVVGVGNIYANEALFKAGIHPRRKTGRISLDRYQRLAEAIRETLSAAILMGGTTLRDFVNSDGKPGYFAQSLLVYGRAGEPCTECETPLKEIRMSGRSTVYCTRCQR
- a CDS encoding DesA family fatty acid desaturase → MWFNGLLDLSVMQLILVALGMTHITIIGVTLYLHRHSAHNSLDLHPALKHFFRFWLWLTTAQNTKEWTAIHRKHHAKCETAEDPHSPVVLGIKKVLFEGAELYASAATAENLERYGQRTPEDWVERNLYSRYRMLGITLMAVINLALFGVHGIWIWAVQMVWIPFWAAGVVNGVGHWMGYRNFECADNARNISPLGLLIGGEELHNNHHTYPNSSKLSRRWYEVDVGWGYIRLFQLFGLAKPKGYRPIAHYVPGKQDMDVETVQAIANNRFDIMRQYRKRVMEPVLRQQKNLMDDEIRPRYRKLKQLLSREVTLIKPREKETLESVLESNAVLRQIYEKSHELQVLWRQRGLKPQDKLQVLMEWCKEAEASGIRYLEEFAVHLRAYSLRPAA
- the rsmD gene encoding 16S rRNA (guanine(966)-N(2))-methyltransferase RsmD translates to MTRRRPTGPRLSNKPSKGTAREQSRNQSAAGELRIIGGDWRSRKLRFPDAGGVRPTPARTRETLFNWLSFHLAGSDCLDLFSGSGALGLETLSRGASHATLVDNNGALAEALRDNLRLLGSESGTVVCTNVDTYLSQRTRQPFDIVFMDPPFRQGWLTTLFPLLEAQGWVKPGGWVYVEHESEITAPAAPANWQLQRQKTAGQVTYCLYRVAHISDGENTEEAE
- the ftsY gene encoding signal recognition particle-docking protein FtsY; amino-acid sequence: MMAEWISIGLLALLVLVFVLDIASNRRRVPRPKPVPQRKPEAVKGPEPAVSVEKKATETAPEPAPAEAAEVPAAVEPQAEPKPAPEPETVPEPESELTPQVSVFERIKQGLGKTRASLTGGMADIFSVGKKIDEELLEEIETTLLMADVGVTATSEIIESLTDKLQRNQLKDGEALRKALRDELQGLLKDVTKPLTIDAGKKPYVILMVGVNGVGKTTTIGKLTKKFQSEGKSVMLAAGDTFRAAAVEQLQVWGERNNVPVVAQHTGADSASVIFDAIQSGKSRGVDVVIADTAGRLQNKDNLMGELEKVVRVMKKLDDTAPHEVMLVLDAGTGQNALSQAQVFQKVVGVSGITLTKLDGTAKGGIVFAIARQLQLPIRFIGVGEQVDDLRSFDAETFVDALFAE